The Pseudochaenichthys georgianus chromosome 8, fPseGeo1.2, whole genome shotgun sequence genome has a segment encoding these proteins:
- the s1pr2 gene encoding sphingosine 1-phosphate receptor 2, which produces MNLCRKAAVLCHPVTMKSKYSQYYNQSLIHSYYAIAKNMTAQELDKRIENKKQLTTLNIVIVVLCTIIILENLLVLIAVFRNKKFHSAMFFFIGNLAFSDLLAGSAYIANIFLSGSKTFDLMPVQWFIREGTAFIALAASVFSLLAIATERYIAITKVKVYGSTKTCRMFLLIGACWFTSILLGGLPIMGWNCINNLPECSTVLPLYSKKYILFVVSIFSLILLSIVILYVRIYLIVRSSHHEATNSPAYALLKTVTIVLGVFIMCWLPAFTILLLDSSCRIQFCPILSKADIFFGFATLNSALNPVIYTLRSKDMRKEFLRVLCCWGVLQSGRPSDRCLVPLKSSSSLEHCTNKYEHQNTPIMKDCTTCV; this is translated from the coding sequence ATGAATCTTTGTCGTAAAGCTGCTGTGCTGTGCCACCCTGTCACCATGAAGAGCAAGTATTCCCAATACTACAATCAGAGCCTGATCCACTCCTACTATGCCATTGCTAAGAACATGACTGCTCAGGAGCTCGATAAACGTATTGAGAATAAAAAGCAGCTGACCACCCTCAACATTGTCATCGTGGTCCTCTGCACCATCATCATACTGGAGAATCTGCTGGTCCTTATTGCTGTCTTCCGCAACAAGAAGTTTCACTCTGCAATGTTTTTCTTCATCGGTAACCTGGCATTCTCTGACTTGCTGGCAGGCTCGGCCTACATAGCCAACATTTTCCTGTCAGGGTCCAAGACCTTCGACCTGATGCCTGTGCAGTGGTTCATCCGGGAGGGAACGGCGTTTATCGCTTTGGCAGCTTCGGTCTTCAGTTTGCTGGCGATAGCTACGGAGCGCTATATTGCCATTACAAAGGTGAAGGTGTACGGCTCCACCAAAACGTGCCGCATGTTCCTTCTGATAGGAGCTTGTTGGTTCACCTCCATCCTGCTCGGAGGACTTCCCATCATGGGCTGGAACTGCATCAACAACCTCCCTGAATGCTCAACTGTATTGCCACTCTACTCCAAGAAATACATCCTCTTCGTTGTCAGCATTTTCAGCCTCATACTACTTTCTATTGTCATCCTCTATGTGAGGATCTATTTGATTGTACGATCAAGCCACCATGAAGCAACCAACTCCCCGGCctatgctcttttgaaaactGTCACTATAGTGCTGGGTGTCTTCATCATGTGCTGGTTGCCCGCTTTTACCATCCTCCTCCTGGATTCATCCTGCAGGATACAGTTCTGCCCGATCCTCTCCAAAGCAGACATCTTTTTTGGTTTTGCCACTCTGAACTCAGCGCTTAACCCTGTGATCTACACACTGCGCAGCAAGGACATGAGAAAGGAGTTCCTGCGTGTGTTGTGCTGCTGGGGGGTGCTGCAGAGTGGGCGGCCATCTGACCGTTGTCTGGTTCCTCTAaagagctccagctctctggAACACTGCACCAACAAATACGAACACCAGAACACGCCAATCATGAAAGATTGTACCACCTGTGTCTGA